Proteins from one Setaria italica strain Yugu1 chromosome V, Setaria_italica_v2.0, whole genome shotgun sequence genomic window:
- the LOC101752593 gene encoding LEAF RUST 10 DISEASE-RESISTANCE LOCUS RECEPTOR-LIKE PROTEIN KINASE-like 2.4 — translation MPPLLLLLLASFLLPPPAASAGTAQPSSCWPKTCGGLNITYPFWLEERDRPPCGPPAFQLKCNSSGAFMVKSVYQAYRVVSIFAENQSLHVVDINLPLDTGCPAPTFNVSLVPRPLAFSKANKELLFLSKCTAGSQPEDSTGFHSLPCDRSAFVRLGDGRNFSRSHIQGGIPPGCFFAFVPILEVPNGNGDEYVVSLKKGFLLEWTTVPGHCPDCMESGGECVYSDTGLNFACKCSGTLLPEKCGSRNGTGRKIILIVLMTVAASLLLPCIYVLVWHRKRGKLHFFLCEKTSRNTERNIEALLVLHGSLAPKRYKYSEVTKITSSFDNKLGEGGYGAVFKGRLDDGRLVAVKFLHNSKGEGEEFVNEVMSIGRTSHVNIVNLFGFCLEGSKRALIYEFMPNGSLDKFIYSENPKAVLGWDKLYTIAIGIARGLEYLHHSCNTRIIHFDIKPQNILLDEDFHPKVADFGLAKLCHTKESKLSMTGARGTVGFIAPEVHSRTFGVVSTKSDVYSYGMMLLEMVGGRKNVKSVAQKSSEKYFPHWIYDHFRQGDGLQACEVSSEDEGIAKKMSVIGLWCIQILPMHRPTIAKVLEMFERGLDDLDMPPRQNFSQILEDPSYNLNAESTSTRSGTKTQVFSEVLKMKEMSVVNSKSLHRLPTL, via the exons ATGCCTccgctcctcctgctgctgctcgcttccttcctcctcccgccgccggcggccagcgcgggcacGGCACAGCCGTCAAGCTGCTGGCCGAAGACATGCGGGGGCCTGAACATCACCTACCCGTTCTGGCTGGAGGAGCGCGACCGGCCGCCGTGCGGGCCGCCGGCATTCCAGCTCAAGTGCAACAGCAGCGGCGCGTTCATGGTCAAATCCGTCTACCAGGCGTATCGGGTGGTCAGCATCTTCGCCGAGAACCAATCCCTACATGTGGTGGACATCAACCTCCCGCTCGACACCGGCTGCCCAGCGCCAACGTTCAACGTCTCGCTCGTCCCCCGGCCGCTCGCCTTCAGCAAAGCCAACAAAGAGCTGCTCTTCCTTAGCAAGTGCACGGCGGGGTCTCAACCGGAGGATTCGACTGGGTTTCACAGCCTACCTTGCGACAGGTCTGCCTTCGTCCGGCTCGGCGACGGGCGGAATTTCTCAAGAAGCCACATCCAGGGCGGCATCCCGCCGGGCTGCTTCTTCGCTTTCGTGCCGATTCTTGAGGTTCCCAACGGGAACGGCGACGAGTACGTCgtcagcttgaagaagggtttTCTCCTGGAGTGGACAACGGTGCCGGGGCATTGCCCGGACTGCATGGAAAGCGGCGGGGAATGCGTGTACAGCGACACCGGGTTGAACTTCGCGTGCAAATGCTCCGGCACCTTGCTCCCTGAGAAGTGCG GTAGTAGAAATGGAACTGGAAGGAAGATAATACTAATAG TTTTGATGACAGTAGCTGCAAGCTTGCTCCTACCATGTATATATGTGCTTGTATGGCATAGAAAGAGAGGAAAGCTACATTTTTTCCTATGTGAAAAGACTAGCAGAAACACTGAAAGGAACATTGAGGCCCTACTAGTATTGCATGGATCCCTAGCTCCGAAAAGATACAAGTACTCAGAAGTAACAAAGATAACATCTTCCTTTGATAATAAGCTTGGGGAAGGTGGTTATGGTGCGGTTTTCAAAGGAAGGCTAGATGATGGTCGTCTAGTGGCTGTGAAATTCTTGCACAACTccaaaggagaaggagaggagtttGTTAACGAGGTTATGAGCATTGGCAGGACCTCTCATGTTAATATTGTTAACTTATTTGGGTTTTGTTTGGAAGGCTCAAAGCGGGCCCTAATATATGAGTTCATGCCCAATGGTTCTTTGGATAAGTTCATATACTCAGAGAATCCTAAAGCAGTTTTAGGATGGGATAAGCTCTATACAATAGCGATTGGAATTGCTCGAGGATTGGAATACTTGCATCACAGTTGTAATACACGCATTATCCATTTTGATATCAAGCCTCAAAATATCCTTCTAGATGAGGATTTTCACCCAAAGGTTGCTGATTTCGGTTTGGCCAAATTGTGCCATACCAAGGAGAGCAAGCTTTCTATGACTGGTGCTAGAGGGACAGTTGGTTTTATTGCTCCTGAAGTGCACTCTCGAACCTTTGGAGTTGTTTCAACAAAATCAGATGTTTATAGTTATGGAATGATGCTATTAGAGATGGTTGGAGGtagaaaaaatgtgaaatcagtTGCTCAGAAATCAAGTGAAAAGTATTTTCCACATTGGATTTATGATCATTTTAGACAAGGTGATGGATTACAAGCATGTGAGGTCTCAAGTGAAGATGAAGGAATAGCCAAAAAGATGAGTGTGATTGGCCTGTGGTGCATCCAAATACTACCAATGCATCGCCCTACAATAGCAAAGGTTTTGGAAATGTTTGAGCGAGGTTTAGATGATTTGGACATGCCACCGAGACAAAACTTCAGCCAAATTCT CGAGGATCCATCTTACAATTTGAATGCAGAAAGCACGAGTACAAGAAGTGGTACCAAAACTCAAGTTTTTAGCGAAGTGCTAAAAATGAAGGAGATGAGCGTTGTGAATTCAAAAAGCTTACATCGGCTACCAACTCTGTGA